From the Archangium lipolyticum genome, one window contains:
- a CDS encoding sensor histidine kinase, translating into MTVTVDPRISKFLQRLAPVMASVGVVVGTIVLVGGWCFGVESLTVLVPGLPPMVALSAAGLILTGLALWLLSPVTPDPRRRGAGRVCATLTSLLGALTLAEYIFHQEWLSRLCAWLLPTRNGALPPSPQTALAFLLLGLALLLLDVETRRGLRPAQYLALTVAVISWTALIGYGTGASQLHTLPGLPTKLGMALHTCSVLVALCLGILAARPEQGLMSTLSGTHSGSALVRRLLPALLLGPYVLGHLSLLGTRSGLYTPTTAFALVTGMLTFIGLPFIWLASRRLNHAGLALEQSYRTEALQRAWLMSIIQQMPEGVLILDEQGHILVANAAAQSLRSRESGGLDVPGPQLRFDMRSPSGEPVPPEEVPCVRALVRGEPEVGIELSLQTWDGRSVPVLASATPIHGNKGSRSGAVAIFHDISLLKELERQREEWTSLVAHDLRQPVSVIALALDALRHDTPGGPSEEQQEPLQWIDTSVGRLRRMIEDLLDASRIEARQLRLERQPVVLTELVHESVRRMQGQAEGRPLRVTATEETRTLADPLRIDQVLTNLLSNAVKYGALHTPIDVELHRQEDELRVSVSNEGPGIAPEDLPHLFQRFHRTKEGRKQAAGIGLGLYICKGLVEAHGGRLWAESEPGLRTTFSFSLPVVERAEPPTGGRG; encoded by the coding sequence ATGACAGTGACGGTGGACCCGCGCATCTCGAAATTCCTCCAGCGACTGGCCCCTGTCATGGCCAGCGTCGGTGTCGTCGTTGGCACCATCGTCCTGGTGGGCGGCTGGTGCTTCGGCGTCGAGTCCTTGACGGTCCTGGTGCCCGGCCTCCCCCCCATGGTGGCCCTCTCCGCGGCGGGGCTCATCCTCACTGGCCTGGCGCTGTGGCTGCTGAGTCCTGTCACCCCGGATCCACGCCGGCGCGGGGCAGGCCGGGTCTGCGCCACCCTGACCAGTCTCCTCGGAGCGCTCACCCTGGCCGAGTACATCTTCCACCAGGAGTGGCTCAGCCGACTGTGTGCCTGGCTGCTGCCCACGCGGAACGGGGCACTGCCACCCTCTCCCCAAACGGCGCTCGCCTTCCTCCTGCTCGGCCTGGCCCTGCTGCTGCTCGACGTGGAGACCCGGCGAGGTCTCAGGCCTGCGCAATACCTCGCGCTCACCGTGGCCGTGATCTCCTGGACCGCGCTGATCGGCTACGGCACGGGCGCCTCCCAGCTCCATACGCTGCCGGGTCTGCCCACGAAGCTCGGCATGGCCCTGCACACGTGCTCGGTCCTGGTCGCGCTGTGCCTCGGTATCCTCGCGGCCAGGCCCGAGCAGGGGCTCATGAGCACCCTGTCGGGAACGCACTCGGGCAGTGCCCTGGTGCGCCGCCTGCTGCCAGCCCTGCTCCTCGGCCCCTATGTGCTGGGCCACCTGTCCCTGCTGGGCACCCGGTCCGGCCTCTACACCCCCACGACGGCCTTCGCCCTCGTCACGGGCATGCTGACCTTCATCGGGCTGCCGTTCATCTGGTTGGCCTCCCGCAGGCTCAACCATGCCGGGCTCGCGCTCGAGCAGTCCTACCGCACCGAGGCGCTCCAGCGGGCATGGCTCATGAGCATCATCCAGCAGATGCCCGAAGGGGTCCTCATCCTGGACGAGCAGGGCCACATCCTCGTGGCCAATGCGGCCGCCCAGTCGCTCCGCTCCAGGGAGTCCGGTGGGCTCGATGTCCCAGGTCCCCAGCTCCGCTTCGACATGCGGAGTCCCTCCGGAGAGCCCGTCCCCCCGGAGGAGGTCCCCTGCGTCCGGGCCCTGGTCCGCGGCGAACCGGAGGTGGGCATCGAGCTGTCGCTCCAGACGTGGGATGGGCGGAGCGTGCCGGTGCTGGCGAGCGCGACTCCCATCCACGGGAACAAGGGGTCGCGCAGTGGAGCGGTCGCCATCTTCCATGACATCTCCCTGCTCAAGGAACTCGAGCGCCAGCGGGAGGAATGGACCTCGCTGGTCGCCCATGATCTGCGCCAGCCGGTCAGCGTCATCGCCCTCGCGCTCGATGCGCTGCGCCATGACACCCCGGGCGGTCCGTCCGAGGAGCAGCAGGAACCCCTCCAGTGGATCGACACCAGCGTGGGCAGGCTCCGCAGGATGATCGAGGACCTCCTGGATGCCTCGCGCATCGAGGCGCGGCAGCTCCGTCTGGAGCGGCAGCCCGTGGTGCTCACGGAGCTGGTACACGAGAGCGTCAGGCGGATGCAGGGCCAGGCCGAGGGCCGCCCCCTCCGTGTCACCGCCACGGAGGAGACCCGGACGCTGGCGGACCCGCTGCGTATCGATCAGGTGCTCACCAACCTGCTCTCGAATGCCGTGAAGTACGGCGCGCTCCACACTCCCATCGACGTCGAGCTCCACCGCCAGGAGGATGAGCTGCGGGTCTCGGTGTCCAACGAGGGACCCGGTATCGCGCCGGAGGATCTGCCCCACCTGTTCCAGCGCTTCCATCGCACGAAGGAGGGCCGCAAACAGGCGGCGGGCATCGGCCTGGGCCTCTATATCTGCAAGGGGCTCGTCGAAGCGCATGGCGGCCGGCTCTGGGCCGAGAGCGAGCCCGGCCTCAGGACGACCTTCTCCTTCAGCCTGCCGGTGGTGGAGCGGGCGGAGCCGCCAACGGGTGGCCGGGGTTGA
- a CDS encoding AAA family ATPase — MARLHLLVGPVAAGKSTFALQLGQRHRGVHLNLDEWMARLFSPDRPDFGVMDWYVERTARCIEQIWRLTTNMIDVGTDVILEIGLLQRCDRERLYERVDARGYDLTVYVLDAPRELRRERVQQRNHEKGETFSMVVPPHIFELASDMWEPLDEDECSGRDVRFISTDSSMLDR; from the coding sequence GTGGCACGTCTTCACCTCCTCGTGGGCCCGGTCGCGGCGGGCAAGTCGACCTTTGCCCTTCAGCTGGGGCAGCGGCATCGCGGTGTTCATCTGAACCTGGATGAGTGGATGGCGCGGCTCTTCAGCCCAGACCGCCCGGACTTCGGCGTCATGGACTGGTACGTCGAGCGCACCGCACGCTGCATTGAGCAGATCTGGCGGCTGACGACGAACATGATCGACGTGGGCACTGACGTCATCCTCGAGATCGGCCTCCTTCAGCGATGTGACCGCGAGCGGCTCTACGAGCGCGTGGACGCGAGAGGTTACGATTTGACGGTGTACGTCCTGGATGCGCCCCGCGAGCTCCGCCGCGAGCGTGTGCAACAACGCAACCATGAGAAGGGGGAGACCTTCTCGATGGTGGTGCCGCCACACATCTTCGAGCTGGCCAGCGACATGTGGGAGCCGCTCGATGAAGACGAGTGCAGCGGTCGCGACGTACGCTTCATCTCCACGGACTCGAGCATGCTGGACCGCTAG